A genomic segment from Bacillus cereus G9842 encodes:
- a CDS encoding amino acid ABC transporter substrate-binding protein, whose protein sequence is MKKLFSVLAVTTLAIGIVAGCGKEEKKDTASQDALQKIKQSGELVIGTEGTYPPFTFHDSSNKLTGFDVELAEEVAKRLGVKPVFKETQWDSLLAGLDAKRFDMVANEVGIREDRQKKYDFSKPYVSSSAALVIAKDKDKPATFADVKGLKGAQSLTSNYADIAKKNGAEIIGVEGFSQAAELLASGRVDFTINDKLSVLNYLETKKDAKIKIVDTEKEASESGFLFRKGSTKLVQEVDKALEDMKKDGTYDKITKKWFGENVSK, encoded by the coding sequence ATGAAGAAATTATTTTCAGTGCTTGCAGTAACTACATTAGCGATCGGGATTGTAGCCGGCTGCGGTAAAGAAGAGAAAAAAGATACAGCTAGTCAAGACGCGTTACAAAAGATTAAACAAAGCGGTGAACTTGTAATTGGTACAGAAGGTACATACCCACCATTTACGTTCCACGATTCAAGCAATAAATTAACTGGATTTGATGTTGAATTAGCAGAAGAAGTTGCAAAACGTTTAGGTGTAAAACCTGTATTTAAAGAAACACAATGGGATAGCTTACTGGCTGGCCTAGATGCAAAACGTTTCGATATGGTTGCAAACGAAGTTGGTATTCGTGAAGATCGTCAAAAGAAATACGATTTCTCTAAGCCATACGTTTCATCTTCAGCGGCATTAGTTATTGCAAAAGATAAAGATAAGCCTGCTACATTTGCTGATGTAAAAGGACTAAAAGGAGCACAATCTTTAACGAGTAACTATGCAGATATCGCTAAGAAAAATGGTGCGGAAATTATTGGTGTAGAAGGATTTAGCCAAGCAGCAGAATTATTAGCTTCAGGACGCGTTGACTTCACAATCAATGATAAGTTATCAGTACTAAACTACTTAGAAACGAAAAAAGATGCGAAAATTAAAATTGTAGATACTGAAAAAGAAGCTTCAGAAAGTGGATTCTTATTCCGTAAAGGTAGCACTAAGCTTGTACAAGAAGTAGATAAAGCGTTAGAAGATATGAAAAAAGACGGTACGTATGACAAAATAACGAAAAAATGGTTCGGTGAAAATGTATCTAAGTAG
- a CDS encoding amino acid ABC transporter ATP-binding protein produces the protein MISIQHLQKSFGDNTVLKHIDLTVEKGEVVVIIGPSGSGKTTFLRCLNVLETPNAGSIRIGNKELNFAQKVSKKDIVNLRTQTGMVFQHHNLFPHLTALQNVMEGLITVKKVGKEEAKKKANYFLEKVGLADKVDLYPFQLSGGQQQRVGIARALAMEPEVLLFDEPTSALDPELVQEVLKVMKELAKEGMTMVIVTHEMRFAHQIANRVIFMDGGVVVEQGTPEDVFTNPKEERTKKFLQMLQ, from the coding sequence ATGATTTCAATTCAGCACTTACAAAAAAGTTTCGGAGATAATACCGTACTAAAGCATATAGATTTAACAGTTGAGAAAGGCGAGGTTGTTGTTATTATTGGACCGTCTGGATCTGGTAAAACGACATTCTTACGTTGTCTTAACGTACTAGAAACACCAAACGCCGGTAGCATTCGCATCGGCAATAAAGAGCTTAATTTTGCTCAAAAAGTATCGAAGAAAGATATTGTAAATCTTCGTACGCAAACAGGTATGGTATTCCAGCACCATAACTTATTCCCTCATTTGACAGCACTTCAAAACGTAATGGAAGGACTCATTACAGTGAAAAAAGTAGGGAAAGAAGAAGCGAAGAAAAAAGCAAACTACTTCCTTGAAAAAGTTGGTTTAGCAGATAAAGTGGATTTATATCCATTTCAATTATCAGGCGGACAACAACAGCGTGTTGGAATTGCGCGCGCGCTTGCGATGGAGCCGGAAGTGTTACTATTTGATGAGCCGACGTCAGCACTTGATCCTGAACTTGTTCAAGAAGTTCTGAAAGTAATGAAAGAACTTGCTAAAGAAGGTATGACGATGGTCATTGTAACGCACGAAATGCGTTTTGCACATCAAATTGCGAACCGTGTTATTTTCATGGATGGCGGTGTCGTTGTTGAACAAGGTACACCAGAAGATGTATTTACAAATCCAAAAGAAGAACGTACGAAGAAGTTTTTACAAATGTTGCAATAA
- a CDS encoding ABC transporter ATP-binding protein encodes MSVSKRLFQYAMKVKGTIFAAMLMLFIFVIAELAGPFVAKTMIDDHIVGIEKPWYETEKSEEAVSYNGAFYKRSDRFEQGETKGKEVRVMQVGFQYYFVPNKVNIEGSRTVKGDMITVQNGKAVQVYKAKALTKEEVFAFYKPEINRLLLLGGGYFALLVVVSLFAYGKQFFLQKAANKIIQIMREDVFSHIQTLPIRYFDHLPAGKIVSRVTNDTEAIRDLYVTVLATFVSSIIYIIGIFAALFLLDVKLASLCLLIIPILIVWAILYRKYASVYNHKMRSRLSDINGTVNESIQGMPIIQAFRQERETKKEFEELNGDYFKYQNKILNLNAATSHNLVAVLRNIAFTGVIWYFGGASLSATGIISLGVLYAFVDYLTRLFSPITNMVNQLANLEQARVASERVFELLEEKGEAVEEERMPRLKGNVKFDNVSFSYNGKDEVLKNISFEAKQGETVALVGHTGSGKSSIMNVLFQFYEFEKGKLTIDGHDVREMPKQATREHMGIVLQDPFLFSGTVASNVSLENEKISKERIVKALRDVGAERFANNINEEITEKGSTLSTGERQLISFARALAFDPAILILDEATSSIDTETEAMIQQALEVVKKGRTTFIIAHRLSTIKSADQIIVLDRGTILEKGSHDELMKKRGRYYDMYKTQMEGNQSA; translated from the coding sequence ATGAGCGTTTCAAAACGATTGTTTCAATATGCGATGAAAGTGAAGGGGACGATTTTTGCAGCGATGCTAATGTTATTTATTTTCGTCATTGCAGAGCTTGCTGGTCCTTTCGTCGCTAAAACGATGATTGATGATCATATCGTCGGGATAGAGAAACCTTGGTATGAAACAGAAAAGAGTGAAGAAGCTGTTTCATATAATGGCGCTTTTTATAAGCGAAGTGATCGCTTTGAACAAGGCGAGACAAAAGGTAAAGAAGTACGTGTGATGCAAGTCGGTTTTCAATATTATTTTGTACCGAATAAAGTGAATATTGAAGGGTCACGTACTGTAAAAGGTGATATGATTACCGTTCAAAATGGTAAGGCGGTGCAAGTGTATAAAGCGAAGGCATTAACGAAAGAAGAAGTGTTTGCATTTTATAAACCAGAAATAAACCGTCTATTATTACTTGGTGGTGGCTATTTCGCTTTATTAGTAGTCGTATCATTATTTGCATACGGAAAGCAGTTCTTCTTGCAGAAGGCAGCGAACAAAATTATTCAAATTATGAGGGAAGATGTGTTTTCTCATATTCAAACGTTGCCGATTCGTTATTTCGATCATTTACCGGCGGGGAAAATTGTTTCGCGTGTGACGAATGATACAGAGGCCATTCGTGATTTATATGTAACTGTACTTGCAACATTCGTTTCTAGTATCATTTATATTATTGGGATATTCGCTGCGCTATTTTTATTAGATGTGAAGCTCGCTTCATTATGTTTATTAATTATCCCAATTTTAATTGTTTGGGCGATTCTTTATAGAAAATATGCGTCTGTATATAATCATAAAATGCGTTCACGTTTATCCGATATTAACGGAACAGTGAATGAATCCATTCAAGGGATGCCAATTATTCAAGCGTTCCGTCAAGAGCGTGAAACGAAAAAAGAATTTGAAGAATTAAACGGCGATTATTTTAAGTATCAAAATAAAATTTTAAATTTAAATGCAGCAACTTCGCATAACTTAGTAGCTGTATTAAGAAATATCGCTTTCACAGGAGTGATTTGGTATTTCGGCGGTGCGTCATTAAGTGCTACAGGTATTATTTCACTTGGGGTACTGTATGCGTTCGTCGATTATTTAACACGATTATTCTCGCCAATTACGAATATGGTGAACCAGCTTGCAAACTTAGAGCAAGCGCGCGTTGCATCAGAACGTGTCTTTGAATTGTTAGAGGAAAAAGGAGAAGCGGTAGAAGAAGAACGTATGCCTCGTTTAAAAGGAAATGTAAAATTTGATAATGTATCATTTTCTTATAATGGAAAAGATGAAGTGTTAAAAAATATTTCTTTTGAAGCGAAACAAGGCGAGACAGTGGCACTTGTCGGTCATACTGGATCAGGAAAAAGTTCTATCATGAATGTACTCTTTCAATTTTATGAGTTTGAAAAAGGAAAGCTTACGATTGATGGTCATGATGTAAGAGAAATGCCGAAACAAGCAACTCGTGAGCATATGGGAATCGTACTGCAAGACCCGTTTCTTTTTAGCGGGACGGTCGCTTCCAACGTAAGCTTAGAAAACGAAAAAATTTCAAAAGAGCGCATTGTAAAGGCGCTACGTGATGTTGGTGCTGAAAGATTTGCAAACAATATAAATGAAGAAATTACAGAAAAGGGAAGTACGCTTTCCACTGGAGAACGTCAGCTTATTTCGTTTGCTAGGGCGCTTGCTTTTGATCCAGCTATCTTAATTTTAGATGAAGCAACATCTAGTATTGATACAGAAACAGAGGCGATGATTCAACAAGCGCTGGAAGTTGTGAAAAAAGGAAGAACGACGTTTATTATTGCTCACCGCCTTTCAACAATTAAAAGCGCAGATCAAATTATTGTGCTCGATAGAGGGACGATTTTGGAAAAAGGGTCTCATGATGAACTCATGAAAAAGCGTGGGCGTTATTATGATATGTATAAAACGCAAATGGAAGGCAATCAGAGTGCTTAA
- the sasP gene encoding small acid-soluble spore protein, SasP family: protein MANQNSSNQLVVPGATAAIDQMKYEIAQEFGVQLGADSTARANGSVGGEITKRLVAMAEQSLGGFHK, encoded by the coding sequence ATGGCAAACCAAAATTCTTCAAATCAATTAGTAGTACCAGGTGCAACAGCTGCAATCGATCAAATGAAGTACGAAATCGCTCAAGAATTTGGTGTACAATTAGGAGCAGATTCTACGGCTCGTGCTAACGGTTCAGTTGGTGGAGAAATTACAAAACGTCTAGTTGCAATGGCTGAGCAAAGCCTTGGCGGATTCCACAAATAA
- a CDS encoding amino acid ABC transporter permease, translating to MYLSSALVSDRLSTWIDIMQSSFMPMLKEAVFTTIPLTLITFIIGIILATLTALARISGSRILQWIARIYVSIIRGTPLLVQLFIIFYGLPTLNIEVEPYTAAVVGFSLNVGAYASEIIRASILSIPKGQWEAAYTIGMTYPQALKRVILPQATRVSIPPLSNTFISLVKDTSLASLILVTEMFRKAQEIAAMNYEFLIVYFEAGLIYWVICFLLSIVQQMLEKRSERYTLK from the coding sequence ATGTATCTAAGTAGTGCATTGGTTTCAGATCGATTGTCTACTTGGATAGATATTATGCAGTCTTCCTTCATGCCTATGCTGAAGGAAGCTGTTTTTACGACAATTCCATTAACGCTTATTACATTTATTATCGGGATTATACTGGCAACGTTAACAGCGCTCGCACGTATTTCTGGTAGTCGTATTTTACAATGGATTGCTCGTATCTATGTATCTATCATTCGCGGAACGCCACTTCTTGTACAGTTATTTATTATTTTCTATGGTCTTCCAACTCTTAATATTGAAGTTGAGCCATATACAGCAGCAGTTGTTGGATTTTCATTAAATGTCGGTGCATATGCATCTGAAATTATTCGTGCTTCTATCCTTTCCATTCCGAAAGGGCAGTGGGAAGCAGCTTACACAATTGGGATGACATATCCACAAGCATTAAAACGTGTTATTTTACCACAAGCAACGCGCGTATCAATTCCACCGCTTTCGAATACATTTATTAGCTTAGTGAAGGATACTTCATTAGCATCATTAATTTTAGTAACAGAAATGTTCCGAAAAGCGCAGGAGATTGCGGCGATGAACTACGAGTTTTTAATTGTTTATTTTGAAGCAGGTCTTATTTATTGGGTTATTTGTTTCTTATTATCAATCGTACAACAGATGTTAGAGAAGCGTTCAGAACGCTACACATTAAAATAA